The Monomorium pharaonis isolate MP-MQ-018 chromosome 5, ASM1337386v2, whole genome shotgun sequence genome includes a window with the following:
- the LOC105837682 gene encoding LOW QUALITY PROTEIN: POU domain protein CF1A (The sequence of the model RefSeq protein was modified relative to this genomic sequence to represent the inferred CDS: inserted 1 base in 1 codon), protein MAATTYMPVSSAVSTDLDGGSGTTIGMNIVGGYSSGSPRSAADAGEMKYMPAPQHHHHHHHHHQVTSSPSPNGLSHPASLSSANPWVSLQPGSDXWAASMGMHHTSHHPHHHPHQANASLDVKPLTAAAAATATDQGMHHRGPHQSPGMASPHSWHAPVVPSAHYNPSGGAASPTTLQQYHAAMNGMLHQHPHQHPHQLHNHQTGLPHHLRDAHNHSPPSGHPLHAGHPLDRDHSAGEEDTPTSDDLEAFAKQFKQRRIKLGFTQADVGLALGTLYGNVFSQTTICRFEALQLSFKNMCKLKPLLQKWLEEADSTTGSPTSIDKIAAQGRKRKKRTSIEVSVKGALEQHFHKQPKPSAQEITSLADSLQLEKEVVRVWFCNRRQKEKRMTPPNTLGDGMIEGIPPGHQSQGGLHQGYHPQDHLHGSPMGHSHSPPMLSPQALTAHSLAAH, encoded by the exons ATGGCCGCTACTACGTACATGCCGGTTAGTAGCGCAGTGTCTACCGACCTGGATGGTGGTTCAGGTACAACGATCGGGATGAACATCGTGGGTGGCTATTCCTCGGGTTCGCCCCGCAGCGCCGCCGACGCTGGTGAGATGAAGTACATGCCGGCGCCGCAGCATCATCACCACCATCACCATCATCATCAGGTGACGTCTTCGCCGTCGCCAAACGGACTTTCCCATCCGGCGAGTCTCTCGTCGGCGAATCCCTGGGTGAGCCTACAACCCGGTAGCG CCTGGGCGGCCTCGATGGGCATGCACCATACTAGCCATCATCCGCATCATCATCCCCATCAGGCAAACGCGAGCCTCGATGTGAAGCCGTTGACCGCGGCGGCCGCGGCAACCGCGACGGACCAGGGTATGCATCATCGGGGCCCGCATCAGTCTCCAGGAATGGCCTCACCGCATTCTTGGCACGCACCGGTCGTCCCGTCGGCGCATTACAATCCGAGCGGTGGTGCGGCCTCGCCCACCACCCTCCAACAGTACCACGCAGCAATGAACGGCATGCTGCATCAGCATCCGCATCAGCATCCACATCAGCTGCACAATCATCAGACCGGTCTACCTCACCACTTGAGGGACGCGCACAATCATAGTCCACCGTCGGGGCATCCTCTGCACGCGGGTCATCCACTCGACAGGGATCATAGCGCTGGCGAGGAGGACACGCCGACATCGGACGACCTCGAGGCCTTCGCCAAGCAATTTAAGCAACGGCGCATCAAACTCGGCTTCACCCAGGCGGACGTCGGTCTCGCGCTCGGTACTCTCTACGGCAACGTCTTCTCGCAGACGACAATATGCAGGTTCGAGGCTCTACAATTGagctttaaaaatatgtgcaaGTTGAAGCCGCTGCTGCAGAAGTGGCTCGAGGAGGCGGACTCGACGACCGGCTCGCCGACGAGCATCGACAAGATCGCCGCCCAGGGTAGAAAGCGAAAGAAGAGGACGTCGATTGAGGTATCGGTGAAGGGTGCGCTCGAGCAACATTTTCACAAACAGCCAAAACCGTCGGCCCAAGAAATCACGTCACTGGCGGACTCGTTGCAACTCGAGAAGGAAGTGGTCAGGGTGTGGTTCTGCAATCGACGGCAAAAGGAGAAGAGAATGACGCCGCCCAATACACTCGGCGACGGCATGATAGAGGGTATCCCACCGGGCCACCAAAGCCAAGGCGGTCTTCATCAGGGTTATCATCCGCAGGATCACCTGCACGGTTCGCCTATGGGTCACAGCCACAGTCCACCAATGCTCAGCCCTCAGGCCCTCACGGCTCACTCGCTCGCGGCTCACTAG